One Nostoc sp. CENA543 genomic window, TATATGGCTGATATTTAGTAGGAATTTTAGCCTTTACTAACTCAGTTATTAACTGATTAAATCCCTGTTGTAGTCGCCTTATTTCTTCCCGTTTTTTAGTTATATCTGACGGTTCGTGAGTGATTTGAAAGTAAATAACTTTTTCAGCTTGATGTTCAAATTCAGATATTATTGCTAAGGCTTGACGACTAAATTGGGCTAAGTAATCTTCAATAGCAGTGATACAAATTCTCGCGACTTGTTGGTGATAGGATTCGTTAGATGATTTTTCTTCCAGCTTTTGTATATTCTTATTCAAAAGATAAGAAATACTCCCAACTACAGCAGCACCCACAGGCCCGCCTAATAACCAACCAATTCCACCACCTACCGCCACTGCTCCTGGTTCACTTAATAATTCATTACTATCTGGCTTGGGGGGTAAAGTAATCTGTGGTTCTGGAGGGAAAGGAATTAATAAATCTTCGGGACGTTCTTCCTTGAAAAAATCATAGGCTTGATATAGCCATTTCATCACGGCTAACTGTAAATCATTCAAATCTTTTTTTAAGTTATTAGTTTGCCAATATTTAAAGTTATTTTCTGCTAATGCCACAGCCCCATCAGCCTGATATTTAGTTAATAATTTGGGTAAATATAGCCAATCTCTTAACTCAGATAAACTAGTATTAAATCCTTGTGTAATGAGATTTTTAGCTTTTTGTTTAATTTCTATTTTAGCATTTTGCTTATCATCGACAGCTTTAAATTCATTAGCGATGGGGTCAATTTTATGCTTCAATGCCAATTGAATTTGGGATGCGATCGCCTCTACTCTCGGCAACCTCACATCACCCCGATTTTGTTGTAAAATACTCACAACATTTTGCAAAGCTGTCTCAAACGCCACTAAGCCGCTACTACTCGCCGCAGCCACATCACCTTTTAACCTAGCGCGTAAAGCTGGTAAAGCATCCACACGATATAAATTACTAAACCCAGGAGGTAATTCTGCACGAAAACTTTCCGCCACAAATCGCAGTCGATTCTGTACTTGTTTTTGTTCTTCTGTGTCAAGTAAATTAATAAAATTAGCAACAAAAATAACTGTTTTAATATTTCTATCTAATAACCAATCGCGTAAATTTTCCCGTTCACCCAACGTCATTAATTTACGCGCATCTAATAACTGCACAACTAAATCTGTACTAAAAAGTTGCTCTCTTACTAAATTATCCTGCTCATCTCTATCATTAGTTCCTGGTAAATCAATAAACTCCACACCAGTTTCTAAAAAAGTATGAGGACAAAAAACTTCAACAGATGCGACATCTTTCCGCATCTGTCGATCACCATCTAAAATTGCATATTGCTGTAAAATATCCGTTCCACTGCGATAGACTTCAGTTCCATCCCGCAACATAATGCGAGTTCTCACATCAGAACCATATTTGACAGTAATAGCTGCGCCTGTAGTGGGAATTAAATCTATAGGTAAAGTCCGAGTCCCCAAGATAGCATTTAATAAAGTAGACTTACCATGATTAAAAGGGCCAAAAACTGCAATTCTAAAATTAGGATTAGTTAAATAATTACCAATATTAACTATATCTTGATATAACTGTGATGACCGTTCCAGCCCCAGTAAATTAGACGCAGATTTCAGCGCATCTACTAAATCTTTATGTTTTATATCCTGTTGTGGCATATTTCCATTACCTATTCCCAGAGTTATTTTACCCCGCAGCACAAAACTTATCTTCTTACCTGGCGTTACTTTACGTAAACCTCCGCGTTACTCTGCGTTAGAGACTGTTTGAAAATCTCAAATATTTTCACCCCACCCTAACCCTCCCCTGGAAAAAGGGGAGGGAACTAAATCCTAACTATAAGCAGCTAAAAGATTACTATACACCGCCTCAATTTTTTGTAATTGAGCGATGATATTTTCCTGCAAGGTTTTCAGTCGTTTTAATTCAGCCTCTCGGTTAATTTCCCGTGTTTGTTTTTGCTTGAGTAAATTATCTAACTCCGATTTACGCGAATTAATATCATCATTAATTCGCTTACTGACCTCTTTCTCATAACTATCGAAACATTCTTTGACCGCATCATACACAATTTGCGATTGCTCATTAGCAATTTGCGGCAAATATTTAACTAACTCTTTTTTAGCAGTTTTCACTAGTTCTTTACGCGCCTGATCCGCTTGTAAAAAACCCACTCCTAAACCCAGTAAAGCAAATCCAATGGGGCCAAGCATCACACCTGTAACTGCGGTGATGATACTTCCCACACCAATGACAGTGAAATAATTTAACAGAATATTTTTCCAATCAAATCCAGCACCAGCCATTGCTATACCAGCTAAATTCCCCCTAGAAAGGGATAATAATCCCATAGCCCATTTTGCCCAGGTGGGAGAGTTATCTTCCTCTGTGCTACCACTAGCCGCATTGACTTTAACTTGTTTATCGGTGAGCTTTTCGGTAATTCTTTCTGTAACTTGATGATAAGATGCGCCATACTGCGCTGCACTACGGGATAATTCTTTAAAAGCGGTATTAATATCTTTTTCAGCAGTTAAAGTCCAAGCTGCACATTTATCAGCCATGTATTGTTCAAAGGCTTTTTGCAGTGCTGCATTAAAAGCTTCTCGCTTACCGTTACTCAGAAAATCCCACAGATTTAATTCTGGTTGATAGCGTAGAAAATCACTTTCAAAAGTATTACCTAAATTCATCACATAACTACGGAAAGATTCAGAGATTTTTCTAGCTTGTGAGTCTCTAGTATTAAAAATTTCTTTCTGGAATTGATCCCGAATATCGGTAAGTTTTTTAAACTCTGGTTCTACAGAATCAATACGGGATTTTAATTCTGCCACATTTTGGTCTAATAAGGGAATTCTGCGGCCTATAGCTTCGCGGGTATGATTCACGGCTTGTCTAGCTAAGGTTCTGACTTGTCTTAGTTCCGCGATCGCTCTTTCTCTGGTAAGAAAAGTATTAAGCGCACTCATGAATTCTGGAAAGCCAGTCCCCGCTAAATCAGCTTGGGAATCCTTCAAACGTCTTCTTAGTGCTTGAATTGATGATAATTCAAATACACGCTCATCATAAATATCTTGACCGTCTACGTGGCAATATTCCCCTAAATTCGCCTTAAAAACCTTTCTGAGTCTATTTTCTGCTGCTTGTAAATCTTCCGCATCGTCAGGATCAATCAATGATTCTTTTACCTGATCCCAAGCATTAATTAAGAAGAAAACCGATAAACCACGACCTTTCACATAGTTTTCAAGATAACGACGCTCACCCAAAGTGCAAGGTTGAGAAGCTCTCATCACAAACAAAATCGCATGACAATTATTCACATATCCTAAAGATAATTCATTCCGCGCTTCTGTGTCATTCAATCCTGGACTATCAACAATTTCAATGCCTTTCTCTAACAATGTTAAAGGATACTCAACCACTGCATAATCAACATCAGGAAATGCTTGTTTTTTCTCCTGTTCTAACTTTTTGGCTTCTGCCGGATCAATTGTATATTTATACTTAAAGCTTTGAAAATCTAGCTGCTGTGGACTTTTGCCATCATTAAAGTGAATCGTCACTTTTTTTTCTGCTCCATACCGCAAAATAGTTAAAACTGCGGTACAGGGGTTAACATCGCTAGGAAGTAAATTTTCACCAATTAAAGCATTTAAAAATGTGCTTTTACCCCGTTTCATATCGCCTAAAACTAGTAGGCGAAATACACCTTTTTTGAGATTCTTACTAGCTATGTCAATATCTTCTAAATCTCTTTCTAAACTGAGTTTACCAGATGAAGACTCTCCATCTAACTCAGCTTGATGAATAGTTTCAGATAGATTTTGTAAACACATTGCCATCTCAGAACGAACTTGAGCAACCCGTTCTAAGTCTTGAATAAATTGATCAGATGCTACTTGACTTACCATAGAAATTATCCCTTAATTTAAGATGGTTTTTTGCGATTTTCTAGAAATAGCTTGTAAGCTACCCAACCCAAAACTCCTATAATCACGAAACCTGCTAAAACAGATGCTATTCTCACAGCAACTAAAGCTACTACACCAAGCGTAAAGAGTTTTCCAGCCAGAATGGCTTTTTTCATCCAAGGTTTGGGATAATCTTCTGCTTGGTGTTTCACCGTCTTATGTAATGGTGGATTATTTGCAGACATTTCTTGTTCCATTTCTCGGAGACGTATTTCTACTTCTTTCTCCCGCAGTAACCTTTCCCGTTGCTCTAGTTCGTCAGGGCGATTATGTTGAGATGTCATGGATGTCCACCCCAGGAAGGATGATGTTAATGATGTTATCACGTACCAAATTAATGTATATTAACTTACGTAAATAATTGATAACCCCAGTAAAATCACTATTTTAGGGCGATCGCACTGTTCCCCATCCCCCATTCCCTGTTCCCCATTTTTGAGTATGATGCCACCACTATGAGCCACAATTTTTATAGGTAATTACTCAAGTAGAATCACAATGGATATCAAAAATGGTTTCATAGGCACTGTTGGCAATACCCCACTAATTCGGTTAAACAGCTTCAGTGAAGAAACAGGGTGTGAAATCCTGGGTAAAGCCGAATTTCTCAATCCTGGTGGTTCAGTTAAAGACCGGGCTGCACTGTACATTATTCAAGATGCAGAAGAAAAAGGTTTGCTCAAACCCGGCGGTACAGTAGTAGAAGGTACAGCCGGTAATACGGGGATTGGACTAGCCCATATTTGCAATGCTAAAGGCTACAAATGCTTGATTATCATTCCTAACACCCAATCCCAAGAAAAAATCGATGCACTCACCGCTTTAGGTGCAGAAGTTCGTCCCGTTCCAGCCGTTCCCTACAAAGACCCCAATAACTACGTCAAGTTATCTGGTAGAGTCGCTTCTGAGATGGAAAACGCCATTTGGGCTAATCAGTTCGATAACTTAGCTAACCGTCGCGCCCACTACGAAACCACAGGGCCAGAAATTTGGGCGCAAACCGACGGTAAAGTTGACGGTTGGGTAGCCGCTACCGGTACAGGAGGAACATTTGCCGGTGTATCTATGTACCTCAAAGAACAAAACCCAGCAGTTAAATGTGTAGTGGCTGACCCATTGGGAAGCGGTCTTTATAGCTACGTCAAAACCGGAGAGATTACAATAGAAGGTAGTTCTATTACTGAAGGCATCGGTAACAGCCGTATTACTGCTAACATGGAAGGCGTACCCACTGACGACGCTATCCAAATTGATGACAAAGAAGCTTTGCGGGTAGTTTATCAACTATTGCGGAAAGATGGCTTATTAATGGGTGGTTCTACAGGTATTAATGTTGCCGCAGCCGTAGCTTTAGCCAAGCAATTAGGCCCAGGACATACCATTGTCACGATACTATGTGATAGTGGTTCTCGCTATCAGTCGCGAATATTCAACCACGAATGGTTAGCATCTAAAGGCTTGTCGGTAGATTAGTTAATAGTCATTAGTCATTAGTCATTAGTCATTAGTGTTTAATTTATCCGCCAAACAGCATCAAAGTTTTTAACAACAATGATCAAAAACGAATTTTTGGATAAGTCTCGATTTCTTGTAACCGTAAACTATTGACTTTTGACTTTTGACTATGCACTAAATTTTTACAGGGTGGGAAAAGTGACTCATGAGCAATTTTACTCAAGAATTGAATGCCAGCACGACAAACCCCAGTTTTCTACCCAGATGTGTGAGAGTTTGTCAACATCGCACTTGTAAAAAGCAAGGTGCGAAGGAAACTCTAGCAGCTTTTGTGGCTTTACCTGTTCCTGATGTGGTAGTAACTCCTAGCAGTTGCTTGGGACAGTGCGGTAACGGGCCAATGGTGTTGATTTTGCCGGAAATGGTTTGGTATAGCGGTGTTCAACCCTATGAAGTCCCGATGTTAGTAGAAAAGCATTTAATAGGTGGTCAAAGAGTGCAACGGATGCTCTATTATCGGTTTCATCCCCAGGGATAAATCAGTGAACAGTCAACCAATTTTGGATTTTAGATTTGCGATTGTGGATTGACCCCGACCACTCCTTGGATGCGGGGCTTGGGGATTTTAGATACACGTAAAGCCTGTGGCATAGCTGCGCTTAGAGCGTAGCGGACGCAGCGCAGCGAGTATTTGAGATTTTTCCACCCACGGTGGGGCTTGTAACCCAAAAAATCCAAAATCCAAAATCCAAAATCTAAAATTCAGAGGGTCAACAGTCAACAGTTATCAAATTTTACTTGCACTGATAACTGATAACTGATAACCGATAACTGTAAATGCACTATTTTTGACTGAAGCGAGACATCCGATGAATATTCAGGAGCTGCGTCAATCCTTAAAGAGCAAGTGGTTGAATTATTATGAGCAGAATCGTTCTTGGTTAGTCAAAATGAGGGTTTGGGCTAACTACGGTGGTGTACGTCGTCCTTCGTCTGGGTTTATCCTAGCAACATTATCTGTTTTAGAGCCGGATTTTGACGAAATTTTGGCTTTTGTGATGGAACTGAATAACAACCCTGATGAGATAGTTACGGCTTTAGGTCTCAATTTTAATCCTGACAAAGAACTCAGCTTAACTAATTCTCAGATGGATTTAGCCCTCACCCAGTCGGAGGAAGAACAGCAATATCCAGAGGAAGCCGTCACATCAATGGCCTTAACTGTTTATGATGCTTCCCCTGTGTCAACTAAAGAGCATAACGCTTCCAATGTAGTGGTCATGCCTACTCTACATCAGCCAGTGCAGCAGGTGGTGGGTGGTGAACAGCCTGTAATGTCTCAAAAAACTGCCACCAATGGAAAAATGAATATTCATCCCACTATTCATAAATCATCCTCGCCAGCAGGACAGGTATTCGCCATTACTTTAGAAGTACCGAAAAAAGACAAACCTTTAACTTCCCTAACTTTAACTACTATCAAACCCCAAAATGGCAAAGTAGTTAGTCCCTTGGCAATTACTACGGAAGTTCCTGGTAAACCGAAGACATTAATAATACCGAAACCAGTGGCGGAAATTTCCCAAAATGGGCAATATGTCCCTAAAAAACTGTCTAAATCTACTCACAAAGTCCACTCTAAAGCTCATACAAATGCTAGTAATCTGGCTTCTTGGGTAGATGAGTTTTGTTTAGGATCTCAGTGGAATTCAGAGGAGACCATTGCTGTTCACAGAGGGTGATAACAATTCAAAATTCAAAATTCAAAATTCAAAGTCCAAAATCCAAAATCCAAAATCCAAAATCCAAAATCCAAAATCCAAAATCCAAAATCCAAAATCCAAAATCTAAAATCTAAAATCGGTATAACTGTCAATTAGGAAGTTGTATCTTTCCCATCATTGCTTCGCTTTGCTCTCTATGAGACGCTACGCGAAAGCAATGACAATTTATTTTTAATTATGCCTGCCTACTTATTACTGATAATCTGTAGCTGATTTTCTTAAAGATTTCTTCCAGATTATCGCTTCTAAATCACATTGATAATTCCGAATTGCCATACATTCACGCTGTAGTTTTCTTTCAAGAAGATATTTACAGACACAACAATAATATGGCACAGATTAACGGCACAATGATGCAATATTTCCACTGGTACATCCCTAATGATGGCAATTTGTGGAACAAAGTAGAGTTTTCCGCCGCAGAATTAGCAGAAACAGGTTTTACAGCTTTGTGGCTACCACCAGCCTATAAAGGATTTGCCGGTGCGTATGATGTAGGGTATGGTGTTTACGATTTATTCGACTTAGGTGAGTTTGATCAAAAAGGCTCTGTCAGAACAAAATACGGTACACGTCAGCAATATATTGATGCGATTAAATCTCTGCAAACGCATGGTGTACAAGTTTATGCAGATGCAGTGCTAAATCATAAGATGGGTGGTGATGGAGTAGAAACACCAAAAGCAACACCTTTTCCTCAAGATAACCGCCTGAATCCTAAAGGTGGGTTGCAAGAAATCAAGACCTACTCTCATTATTATTTCCCAGGAAGACAAGGCAAATATTCTAATTTTGAGTGGCATTGGTGGCATTTTGATGCAGTTGATTATAACGAATATAACAGTGGCGATCGCAGCACGATTTATTTACTAGAAGGCAAAAAATTTGATGATTATGTAGCCTTAGAAAACGGCAATTTTGCCTATTTAATGGGTTGTGACCTCGATTTTCAAAATGATTGGGTAAGGGGTGAAATCACCTATTGGGGTAAGTGGTATCTTGAGCAAACAAATGTCAACGGTTTCCGTTTAGATGCCATTAAACATATTGCCGCTTGGTTTTTTCCCCAATGGATAGATGAACTAGAACGCCACGCTGGTAAGGACTTATTCTTTGTTGGAGAGTATTGGTACAACGATGTGAATACTCTGCTTTGGTATGTTGATACTGTTCGGGGCAAAATGTCAGTTTTTGACGTACCACTACATTACAACTTCCATCAAGCCAGTAAATCTGGAGGCAATTATGATATGCGCCGGATTTTAGATGGCACAATGATGCAAAAACGTCCTACCCATGCTGTCACCTTTGTCGAGAATCATGACTCACAACCATTACAAGCATTGGAATCTGTAGTTGAACCTTGGTTTAAACCCCTAGCCTACGCCATTATTTTGTTAAGACAAGAAGGTTATCCTTGCGTCTTTCATGCCGATTACTACGGTGCAGAATATGAAGACTGGGGAAGAGATGGCAACCTCTACAAGATTTTTATGCCCTCTCACCGTTGGATAATCGATAAGTTAATGTATGCACGCAAGCATTATGCTTATGGGCCACAATACGATTATTTCGACCATTGGAATACTATCGGCTGGACTCGCTTAGGTGATGAAGATCATCCCCAAGCAATGGCTGTAATTATGAGTGATGGTGCAGCAGGTAATAAATGGATGGAAGTCGGTAAACCCAACACAAAATTCGTTGATTTAACACAGCACATCAAAGAACCTGTATACACCAACGAATGGGGTTGGGGTGAATTTCGTTGCTTAGGTGGTTCTGTATCAGTTTGGGTACAAGAATAAAACCAATTCGCAGTTCGCAATTCGCAATACAGCAAGCTACGCAACAATGCTCCCGCCTTGTTTCTCTACGAGACGCTACTCGTAGCTTGCTTACACTCTCCACTCAGCACTGCTCACTCCTCACTCAGCACCGGCTAAACGCCGCGCTACCGCTAACAGCACTCATCACTCAGCACTCATAATTCCCAACAAAGCCTCACATAATTGCCACCAAGAGGCAGTGGCGATCGCACTATGCCATTCCCACACACCTAAAACTTTGACTCGCCAAACTGGTGCAAAAAAGCCGTAATATGGTAAATATCCTGCGGGGGCGTTGTCATCAACGATGAAATTGGTGTAATTTACCCAAGCATCTTTCTCACGCCATCCTACGCGATGACCAAAATCAATACAGGTTTCGGCGGCGGCGGCTTTTTTGTTGCCAATCATTAATCCCATCACGGGATCATTAGGACTATTGCTTTGTAAACTCTGCCAGATGCGCTGCTGCACGCTAAAACCAAAGCGTCCTTGACTGTATTTCACCCACAGTTTATCTATCGTCAATAACTCTGTGCGGGGAAAGTTTGCTAGACTTTCTAAGTCTAAGTGGCCTTGTTGTTCGCGATGAGCCACCTTTAGCATCAAGTTTGTCGTTTCTCCATCCGCCTCTAACCATCTTTGAGCTTTTAATAAGTCTCGCAAGGTTGTATAGTCTACACCCACAGAGGAACTTAAATCATCGCTATCCTCTTGATTTTGACTAACACTCTCACCTACTACTAAGGTAGTTTCCGGTAAAACTTCAATGATGCCTTGGGAACCAGATAACCAAAAATACAACTGATTATCTGTGGCGGCTAAATCTAATTGTAATTGGGTAATTAATCCGGCGGCGGTTAATCCTGTATGGGCAGTTGTGGGAGTTAAAATCTTCTGCACAGCCGTAGCAAATTGTTCTGGTTGTGTAGCTGGGGTAGCACAAGCAATGAAACATTGACCGATTTCTGTTCCTAATTGCAATTCTTCTACCCACTCCCGCAACGATGCCACACCAATAGCAGCTTGTCCAGCACAATCTAAAATAATAATCTGCTGGGAAGTGCAACGGCGTAATTGTTTTCTCAGCCAGGAACGATTAATAGTAATATCATCCGCTAACACAAAGACGGCTTCGCTGTTTGGTGTTTCCTGAATTTTACCCCGCAGATATAACAACACGGTGGCGGTGTCTATGTTAGTAGCCGCATCAGGGGAAGATTCCGCAAAAGATTCTGACAGCAGACATTTTTGAATGGCTTTGTGAATATCTGCACTGGCGTTTTTACCGCCCACAGTCCAAGAATTAGTGGTAAAGTTCCCTGTTGTTTGGAAAATACTGCACAAAGCAGAAGGGGTGGTGCTTTTAGGGAGTCCTTCTACAATCAGTGCTTGTCGTGGATGTCTGGTAATACTTTTGGGGAGGGGTTTAATCCCTAAAATCACTTCCCCCACACCTTCAACAATACGCTTGGGTGTTTGGGAGGGATATTCAGCATGGATGGAATTTTCCCCCCGACCTTTTTTGAGTTGGTTAATGACTCGTAATTGCTGATTGGCTTTTTGAATATAGGCTACAGTCTGTTGATAAACATAATGGTATAAATTATCAGCTGCAATGATGCCTTGAGAATCTGCCGCTTCTCCCCGTAATCCCTGAATTAAATAGTATGTAAATACACCATGTCCTAAGTGTGGAAATTCCCAAGATTGCTGCTGGCGATCGCAAGATAATAAAGCGTAAAATCCTTTTTGTTTGCTGGCGCGTTGTCGCAATACCTCTACTAACTCCGGTGTAGGGTTAAAATCGGCCGATGTTGCGCCTCTTGCCCCCAAAAAGCTCAAATTACCACTATGACAAGCATCCAACCAAACTAATTGTTGCCCAGCCGCACAATCAGCTAACACCTGTAATAATTCTTGTAACTTTAAGCCTGTATTAATTAAGTCGTCTGTTTGAGTATCTTGGAGACATAACACCACCTGTTTACTCGATGGCTCAAGCATCCCATGTCCAGAAAAGTAAAACAAAATAGTGTCATTGGGTTTAGTTGCAGCCGCCATTGTTTTGAGACTCAAGCGTACATTCTCCAACAAAGGCTGTTCACCAAAATCATGGTAAATTTTTAACTCTCTTTGGGGGAATCCTTGAGTTGCTGCATCTAATGCTATTCCTAAACCCTGACAGTCTACAGCAGGGTAACGCAAACTAGATATTTGCTCATCCTGATATTGATTCACTCCTACCAACAACAGCCACAGTTTTGCTGTACCTGCCTCTAAAGCAACCGTTGAATTACTGGTACGAACACCGATAGGACACATATTCAAAATTATCCCTAAATCAGCAACGTCTAAAGGGAATTCCAACTATAAGAATATCCCATCACTTTGCGGAAGCAGGGGGAGCAGAGGAGAAAAATTAATCACTCAGCACTGGCTAAACGCCACGCCACCGCTAACAGCACTCCTCACTCTCATTGATGACTTTTAATGTTTGTTTTAGTGATTAATACTACAAATAAGTATATTTACACTACCAAAATTTCTATGTAAATATTACTATGAATTCAATAGAAAAGTATTTAATCATACAGCGATTTTATTTCGCTTTGATCAAAAACAACAGAAGGATTATCTGTCTATAGAGTCGCATTTTCCAATGTTTAACACCATATCTGACGCTATTTGTGTAAAAAACCGTCAACATCAGTTCATATTGCTGAATGATGCCTATTGTCACTTAATGAAATGTAACCGAGAACAATTAATTGGCAAATCTGATTATGACTTGTTACCCACAGCATTAGCAGATATTCTCTGGGAGCAAGATGAATTAATTTTTACTCAAGGCATTGATTCAGAGCATGAAGAACAATTGACTGATGATGATGGTGTAATACGTTGGGTAGTCACTAAAAAATGCTTATTTGAGGATGAAAACCACAATCGCTTTTTGCTCACGACAATACATGACATCACAGCTAGGAAACAAGCAGAAGCAGCATTAGCAGAAAAAGCTTCTCTAGCGGCATTTCGGGTAGAGATAAATTCTGCAATTACCCAAAGTTACAACCTACAAACTACACTCAAGTGTTGTACCGATGCAATGGTGAAGCATTTAAAGGCTGCCTTTGCACGTATCTGGACGCTAAACGCAGCAGAAAACGTCTTAGAACTCCAAGCCAGTTCCGGAATTTATACTCATATCGACGGGGATCATAGTCGTGTTCCCGTGGGTATGTTTAAAATCGGCTTAATTGCTGAAGAACGCCAGCCTTACTTGACTAATGAAGTTTTAACTGATCCCCGTGTAGGGAATAAAAGTTGGGCAAAAGAACAAGGGATAGTAGCTTTTGCGGGATATCCTCTAATTTTGGATGGGAATTTAATTGGCGTGATGGCGATGTTTTCTTATCAGGCCTTACCTGAATCAATCATAGAAGCCTTAAATTTAGCTGCCAGTGAAGTGGCGTTGGGTATCAAGCGCATACAGATAAAACAAGCCCTCAAGGAAAGTGAAAGTAAGCATCGTCACTTGGTAGAAAATTCCCAAGATATAATTTGGTCACTAGATGTTCAAGGGAATTGGACATTTGTCAATCCGGCGGTTAAAAGCATCTATGGTTATCAGCCAGAGGAAATGATTGGTCGTCACTACAGTGAATTTGTACCACCAGCCGCAATTGACCAAGAATTAGAAATTATTTCCCGTCTACTAGCAGGAGAGTGTTTAGGTAATTATGAAACACTGGTTTTAGCTAAGGATGGTAGTACGCTGAATTTATTGTGTCATGCGATCGCCCTCAAGGATGACGAAGGGCAAATAACCGGAATTACTGGTACAGCTACTAACATTACCCAAATTAAGCAAGCCGAGGTCACGCTGCGCCGCACTAATGCCATACTCCAAGCACAACAAGAAGCTGCCATCGATGCTATTTTAGTGATTAATGAAAATCGCCAGGTAACTTCATATAATCAGAGCTTTTGTAAATTATGGCAGATTCCTGGGGAATTAATTCAGACTGGTAGCGATCGCCTACTTCTAGAATGGGTAATCAACCAACTAGAAAACCCAGAAGAATTTCTGGCTAAGGTAGAGTACCTCTACAATCATCCAGACGCACGCAGCCATGATGAAATCAGACTTAAATCTGGCAAAATTTTTGAACGATATTCAGCCCCAGTTGGTTCTAGCACGGGAGAATATTTTGGTAGGATCTGGTATTTCCGCGATATTACCGCACGTAAACAAGCAGAAATAGCTCTACGCAACTCAGAAACACAACTGCGTCAACAAACCCAAAAACTTCAACAAACACTCAAAGAATTACAACATACTCAAATTCAGCTAGTTCACAGTGAAAAAATGTCTAGCTTGGGTCAATTAGTAGCAGGAGTAGCGCACGAAATCAACAACCCTGCCAGCTTTATTTACGGCAACCTCAATCACATTGATGACTATACA contains:
- a CDS encoding alpha-amylase translates to MAQINGTMMQYFHWYIPNDGNLWNKVEFSAAELAETGFTALWLPPAYKGFAGAYDVGYGVYDLFDLGEFDQKGSVRTKYGTRQQYIDAIKSLQTHGVQVYADAVLNHKMGGDGVETPKATPFPQDNRLNPKGGLQEIKTYSHYYFPGRQGKYSNFEWHWWHFDAVDYNEYNSGDRSTIYLLEGKKFDDYVALENGNFAYLMGCDLDFQNDWVRGEITYWGKWYLEQTNVNGFRLDAIKHIAAWFFPQWIDELERHAGKDLFFVGEYWYNDVNTLLWYVDTVRGKMSVFDVPLHYNFHQASKSGGNYDMRRILDGTMMQKRPTHAVTFVENHDSQPLQALESVVEPWFKPLAYAIILLRQEGYPCVFHADYYGAEYEDWGRDGNLYKIFMPSHRWIIDKLMYARKHYAYGPQYDYFDHWNTIGWTRLGDEDHPQAMAVIMSDGAAGNKWMEVGKPNTKFVDLTQHIKEPVYTNEWGWGEFRCLGGSVSVWVQE
- a CDS encoding GUN4 domain-containing protein, which produces MCPIGVRTSNSTVALEAGTAKLWLLLVGVNQYQDEQISSLRYPAVDCQGLGIALDAATQGFPQRELKIYHDFGEQPLLENVRLSLKTMAAATKPNDTILFYFSGHGMLEPSSKQVVLCLQDTQTDDLINTGLKLQELLQVLADCAAGQQLVWLDACHSGNLSFLGARGATSADFNPTPELVEVLRQRASKQKGFYALLSCDRQQQSWEFPHLGHGVFTYYLIQGLRGEAADSQGIIAADNLYHYVYQQTVAYIQKANQQLRVINQLKKGRGENSIHAEYPSQTPKRIVEGVGEVILGIKPLPKSITRHPRQALIVEGLPKSTTPSALCSIFQTTGNFTTNSWTVGGKNASADIHKAIQKCLLSESFAESSPDAATNIDTATVLLYLRGKIQETPNSEAVFVLADDITINRSWLRKQLRRCTSQQIIILDCAGQAAIGVASLREWVEELQLGTEIGQCFIACATPATQPEQFATAVQKILTPTTAHTGLTAAGLITQLQLDLAATDNQLYFWLSGSQGIIEVLPETTLVVGESVSQNQEDSDDLSSSVGVDYTTLRDLLKAQRWLEADGETTNLMLKVAHREQQGHLDLESLANFPRTELLTIDKLWVKYSQGRFGFSVQQRIWQSLQSNSPNDPVMGLMIGNKKAAAAETCIDFGHRVGWREKDAWVNYTNFIVDDNAPAGYLPYYGFFAPVWRVKVLGVWEWHSAIATASWWQLCEALLGIMSAE
- a CDS encoding PAS domain S-box protein, producing the protein MFNTISDAICVKNRQHQFILLNDAYCHLMKCNREQLIGKSDYDLLPTALADILWEQDELIFTQGIDSEHEEQLTDDDGVIRWVVTKKCLFEDENHNRFLLTTIHDITARKQAEAALAEKASLAAFRVEINSAITQSYNLQTTLKCCTDAMVKHLKAAFARIWTLNAAENVLELQASSGIYTHIDGDHSRVPVGMFKIGLIAEERQPYLTNEVLTDPRVGNKSWAKEQGIVAFAGYPLILDGNLIGVMAMFSYQALPESIIEALNLAASEVALGIKRIQIKQALKESESKHRHLVENSQDIIWSLDVQGNWTFVNPAVKSIYGYQPEEMIGRHYSEFVPPAAIDQELEIISRLLAGECLGNYETLVLAKDGSTLNLLCHAIALKDDEGQITGITGTATNITQIKQAEVTLRRTNAILQAQQEAAIDAILVINENRQVTSYNQSFCKLWQIPGELIQTGSDRLLLEWVINQLENPEEFLAKVEYLYNHPDARSHDEIRLKSGKIFERYSAPVGSSTGEYFGRIWYFRDITARKQAEIALRNSETQLRQQTQKLQQTLKELQHTQIQLVHSEKMSSLGQLVAGVAHEINNPASFIYGNLNHIDDYTQELLSLLQLYQKNYPQPVPAIEDFTNAIELEFLTLDLPRLIKSVRYGSERIRDIVISLRTFSRLDEAEMKVVNIHDGIDSTLMILQNRLNRNHQRPEITVIKEYGDCPLVECYAGQLNQVFLNILNNAIDAVDESLCSKTKAKPQICIRTQLINSHQVKISIIDNGLGIPEALKKQIFDPFFTTKPVGKGIGMGLAISYQIITVKHGGSLECLSLPTGGTEFVITIPLQQEMATVR